GCTCTGAGTGGTATTGAAATAACGTTCTGTAGATATATTTCGTGTGCAGCTGTAAAGAATACAGATGACCCTCTTCCAATTCGGTTTCAATATAAAGCGCATAATTTGGAGTAGATTCCGGGAGCCTTAACACCAATTTCAAAAAGAATCGCTGCAATTGGTCGACATCCTCAAAGTTACCATATCCCCAAACTTGAGCAGCGTATGTTTGTACTGATCTGCATACCGCCATGTAAAGGCTCCATTTTTGTTGCAATGATATATcatcttttttcaaaaaattcttccaagtgcTATTGATAGCGCTTTTTGCTTGCGAATTTCGGTTctgaatatgttttttatacttCATTTGCGGGGTTAGTATGACTCCCAAGTATTTGTATTCTGATACAACTTCTAGATCCTCGCCctgaaatttccatttttcctGTAAAGATAGTCTGCCGCCATTTCGGAATACCATAACTTTGGACTTTGAGGTGTTGACTACCAAGCTCcattttttgcaatattctTCCAAGTTATTTATCATGAATAGGAACGTCGCTGGGTCTTCAGCCAAAACGACGATGTCATCAGCATATAGCAATATTCTTATATTGAGCTCCTCTATATTTATCCCCCCTTCCAATGATTCATTCAGATCGTTTATATATAACGCGAATAATAAAGGTGATAGTAGACAACCCTGTTTTAGGCCTGATTCCGTCTCAAAGAACTCTGACAACTCTTCTCCATTCCAAACTGCCGATTGTGTACTCCTGTATAATGTTTCAATCatgctaacaaatttgtatgagaTTCCGAGATGGTGCAGTTTGTAAATCAATAGGTTTCGTGATATTTTATCGAACGCTGCTTTGAAATCCACAAAGAATGCGTATACCTTCCttttttcggccagttttgcagATATAATGGctgataaattgtaaatattgtccACCGTCGAGTAATTTTTTCGAAAACCGGCTTGATGTTCCACTAATATGCTATGCTCGTCAACCCACTTTACAAGTCTTTGATTAAGCACTCCCATAAATATTTTTGCCACCGTGTTCATGAAAGATATTCCTCTGTAGTTTTCCGGATTTTCTAAACTTCCTTTTTTATGAATTGGAAATATTACAGACCTCTGGAATTCGGAATCTATTCTATTCTCCTTATATATTTTCGAATAAATCTTGGCAAGCTGAGTGAGAAATTCGTCCGTAGCATTTGCGAAGTATTCATACGTGATCCGATCCTCACCAGGGGCTTTGTTTGGTTTTGTCTTCATCAGCATGTCCTTTATTTCTGTTATTGTTATGTCCTGGTCAAGGCTATTGTTTGTTACTAATGCTGGGGCATAgtgaatattaattaattccaGATCTGGCTTGAGAAGTTCCCTGAAATGTTCTTTTAGAGTATTCGCTGAGAGACAGTTGCTTATATGAAACTCTTGATCATTTATTTCTCGGACAAGTTTCCACCATTCTTTCCCATTGGATGTTTCGTTTAGTTTCTGGGTGAGCCTAGCATAGTACATTTGCTTACTCGTCTCGCAGACCTCCTTATACTTCCTTTTGGCATTTAGATAATTCTGTTTATCTCTATCAAGTGATGATTTACGAAATTTGGCCAGtaaattaaaagattttttccttgcccaatAGCAACGGTTATTAAACCACTTCTTATTAGGTTTGAAGATCAGGTCGCCGTTCCGTGTAGGTGCTGCTGTAATAACGATATCCGTTAATTCCTTTATACATGTAATGTCGTGAGTATATAGCAATTTGTTGTTAAGGTTACTTTGGTATTCTGCTTTGTACGAGTCTTTCCATATTAGCTTAGGCAATAATTTAAGTTTGTCTTCCGAAGCATCCCGCGTTTTTACATTTATATTAAGGGTTATGGGCATATGAtctgaccaaattttatcaatgaCTCTGAAACTATCTAAATATTGGAGCAGGTTTACGGACAGGGCACAAATGTCATTAACTGATGTCCCACTGTTACTCACATATGTAAAATTCCCTTCCTCATCCCCGTGCGTTTGGCCATTTACAACAATCAGATTTTGGTCATTGCAATAGTCAATGTACCTTTTCCCATTCGTGTTAGTTACTTTGTCTAATGATTTTCTTATGTCTGTCCCAGCATGAAAAACATCTCTGTATAAATCGCAGATATCTTGCTGTATTTCACCAATACGAATATTTATGTCGATGGAGAGTATATTGGTTCTGTCATTGTGTGAGTTGGATATACAAATTTTCTCTCGGCATGTTAACCCTATTGACAATTCAAGAATAAAGCTgtccaaaaaaatctttttttacgcTGTGAATTTGTGTCCTTTCTTGCCATGGCATAATTCCttcgttatttttttctttgctccTTCCGGCAGCCGAAGCATTGAACGACAACAGTTGTCATTGTTACTCCCAACAGGATGAAGAAATAACTTTACCAAGAGGTACCAAAGCGTTAAATGTTGCTTTTTTTGTACCACCATTGCACCCCCTAACCATGAATGGTGGGGATTCTTTATAATTTCACTCTGCCATAAGATGAGATGAGTTGGCCGGAAAGTTCTGCCTCAAATAAAGTTACTCTAGAAGGAATGTGCGCCTTGACGAGGCGGGAGGAATTGTGAGGATTCCATGGATTTCGGTTGGGGAAGAAAGTGTATAACAACATCATCACCAACACAAATTATATGGTTTAACTTAAATTAACatagaaattgaaaaaacataaataattggACATTTATCAAGGCGGCGTTGGGAGGGATTTGCACAATGTTGGCTTTGGGACCACAAAAGCAAAGTCTCACAAATGGTCAAGCAGCGGATGTGCAAATTTGTGACTTTTGTCAATGTAaagttattcaaaaaaaaaaaaagaagccaAAAAGAATGAAGCgtttaaaatttattcaaaagttGATGATGCATAGAAAGCCATTTCTAAAGGGGATTAGCAGTAAATATTCCAAATGATGGCATTGAGTTGATGagaaaaacaatgaaatttgccATGGCAATGATTGTGCTCTCTAGTGGTATTAAGGCTACTCTAACCAGCATATGGAATAACATTAAATAATGTAATGGACATGCTATTAGTCAATACGGTTGAAAGTTCAAACGTATCCTAAAACAAACCTCGATTTCGATTTGCATTAGgagaaaaatgtacaaatttaaaaaattagtaTGAGAGttacatttaaatttctatcaatgcaacacaaagaaaaatactttccaccggaaggaaattttataaaatacttgtctcgaatatagaaaattttatttctatagatttttttttgtgcaaaattttatttctttcgagaatttttccaaaattttattactatagaaaatttatgtacaattttatttatagagaattttcgcgaaatgttattactatagaatagttttgcaaaattttatatccatagggaatattttatttctatagaaaatttttgcaaaattttatttgtatagaaaatttttgcaaaattttatttctgtagaaaatttttggaatcgaaccaaaacaccaaaaagtttttcagcggtggattatcccctctaagTAAGGCTGGTattatttttgagtgtttcaaagctttttaaagatttcaaagcttattaaaaatgttatttctataaagaatttttgcaaattttatttctttagaaaatgcttgctaaattttatttctgtataaattttttgcaaaattttatttctatagaaaatgtttgcaaaattttatttctttacaatatttttgcacacttcaatttctataggaaatttttgcataattttattttatatattaaggagaatttttgaaaaattttattaccatagaaaattaatttttttttgtagagaatttttgattttttttctataaagaattttatgcataattttatttctatagagaatttttgcaaaattttattactttcgaaaattcttctaaaattttattagcaaatttttgctatattttttttctgtagaaattttgtgcaaagttttatttccatattccaaaattttatttctatagagaatttttgaaatttttttctgtagaaaatttttgcaaaattttatttctatagagattttttgcgattttttttctgtagaaaatttttgcagccaaaaatttttgcaaattttatttctttagaaaatgcttgctaaattttatttctgtataaattttttgcaatattttaattctatagaaaatgtttgcaaaattttatttctttagaacatttttgcacaattctatttctataggaaatttttgcacaattttatttcatatattaaggagaatttttgaaaaattttattatttttttaatttttttttctatagagaatttttgcaaaattttattactttcgaaaattcttctaaaattttattagcaaatttttgctatattttatttctgtagaaattttgtgcaaagtttttttttcatattccaaaattttatttctatagagaatttttgcaatttttttctgtagtaaatttttacaaaattttatttctatagagattttctgcgatttttttctgtagaatttttttgcagtttcgaccacaacaccaaaaatttatgcaaatttttatttctttagaaaatgcttgccaaattttatttctgtagaaattttttgcaaaattttatttctatagaaaatgtttgcaaaattttatttctatagaacatttttgcacaattctatttctataggaaatttttgcacaattttattttatatattaagtagaatttttgaaaaattttattaccatagaaaattcaaatttttttgtagggaatttttgatttttttctatagagaattttttgcataattttatttctatagagaatttttgcaaaattttattttttcatattccaaaattttatttctatagagaatttttgcaatttttttctgtagaaaatttttgcaaaattttatttctatagagatttttttgcgattttttttctgtagaaattttttgcagttTCGACcacaacaccaaaaatttttgcaaattttatttatttagaaaatgcttgctaaattttatttctgtagaaattttttgcaaaattttatttctatagaaaatgtttgcaaaattttatatctttagaacatttttgcacaattctatttctataggaaatttttgcacaattttattttattttatatattaaggtgaatttttgaaaaattttattaccatagaaaattaaaatttttttgtagggaatttttgaattttttttctatagagaatttttgcaaaattttattactttcgaaaattcttctaaaattttattagaaaatttttgctatattttttttttctgtagaaattttgtgcaaagttttatttccatattccaaaattttatttctatagagaatttttgcaatttttttctgtagaaaatttttgcaaaattttatttctatagagaatttttgtgattttttttctgtagaaaatttttgcagtttCGACCACAACACCAAAAattcttgcaaattttatttctttagaaaatgcttgctaaattttatttctgtagaaattttttgcaaaattttatttctattgaaaacgtttgcaaaattttatttctatagaacaattttgcacaattctatttctataggaaatttttgcacaattttattttatatattaagtagaatttttgaaaaattttattaccatagaaaattcaaattttttttgtagggaatttttgatttttttttctatatagaattttttgcataattttatttctatagagaatttttgcaaaattttattactttcgaaaattcttctaaaattgtattactatagaaaatttttgtaaaattttattttgcgaaattttattactatagaatagttttgcaaaattttatttctatagaaaatttttgcaaaattttatttctatagaaaatttttgcaaaattttatttctatagagaatttttgcaaaattttatttctatacaaaatttactctacattttatttgtatggaaaatttttctcaaaattttatttctatataaaatttttgcaaaattttctttctatagaaaattttctctacattttatttctatagaaatgtttgttaacattttatttttatacagaatttttgcaaaatattttttttttagaaaatttttgcaaaattgtatttctatagaaaattttgtcaacattttatttctctagaaaactttctctaaattttatttctatagaaaatgttctctaaattttatttctaaagatattttctctaaatgttatttctatagaaatttttgtcgacattttatttctgttaaaaattttgtcaaaattttattactatagaaaattttgtcaaacctttacttttataaaaatttttgcaagattttatttctatagaaaatttttgcaatatttttttttttctatatttctttagagaatttttatgATGGATATAAAAAGTTAGAGTTCACAAAAAGCCAAAAACTTACATAGGTGTTTGTCAGCCGACATGATGCAAGGAATCCAGTATCATCTTTCCAACCTTATCGAACCTGCAAAGAGAGTAATAATATTTTAGGATAATATAGCTTTTCTTTAGTAACCTAGATTAGCGAACAGGAGTCTCAATCTACTTAATCAGAATATCCAGTTTACACTTTCCAGTCCATGTGCCTATAATTAAAACCAACCGCCCTATCACCAAAAATAGAATTCGGAATATGGGGGAAAATTACTTTCAATTTTCCTTGGAAATTCCTAGAAATTGTCTATGATTGTTATCACTATTCGTATTGCTAACTGGCCTCCTAATTACACTGATAATGACATTTTttgttctaataaaatttttgttttttttttcgaataggCACAAACATGGAATGATGATAATGACAATGACCATGCTAGGAAACTTTATGATGACCATCATGTAGCACCGCTCTTAACGATGGACATCGACAGCCGTTGCTTCTGGCCACATTGATACTTAAGGCATCTAtggtaagttttgtcaaatcagCCACTTTGGCTTcccctccaaaaaaaaaaaacttcccctTCTCCGTTGACAATCGTCTACCCCTGTGAGACTATGGGCACGTGTTCCATGTGAACATAAGCGCTATTGTTTTAGTGTTAAAACATTCTCATCACCACCGCCCCTCTACATGGCCTAGAGAATCCACCCATTATTCTGTAAAATAGGGACATTAACAAATGTATTCGGttgattttgtttgttgttgtttttgtggtttttattattgtttttaattgtatttgtaagtttagTAGGCaatctgtttttaattttttttcgtttgtgttTCAACGGCCATCTAAAAAACTTCCACTTATGTTTTTGTGGAAAGAGGAGGGGCGGGTTAGAGTTCCTTAGGCCGATACGCCTTAGTGTAGTTTGACAGCTTCGCTCAATGGTGTGGGAGAATCTTTAATGCTTGTTTGTCgctaattggaaaagtttatcaTAACTTTTTAGTCTCTATGtcattcgtgtttttttttcgagccATTGTCAACTTGCCTGCTCATACCAAGTTCGAAGACGGCAAAGAAGTGGTAAATTGAGGAAAGACTTATTTGGGAAAAATGTCCACTAGTCAGGACGGGGACAGAGGGTTCATTGTCCTCGAGGGTTCATTGTCCTACCTTTATTGTTCAACACAAAAGTGGCATGAAATCTATATGCTCCGCAATTGATATAGTGTTGCGGTAGTCACCATAATCTCTTCCTAAAGGCCCCTGATCGCTATCTTTTGCGAGTTCCCAGGGCAGCTCGTGGCCCTCGTCGGATCGAGCAACATTGGTGCAATACACGCTAACCACGTTTTCGTCTGAACGAAAGATTTGCAGCTGTACGGTACGATAGGAGCACTTTCCAAAAACGGTATGCAGATATTTCAAAAATCGTCCTGGCAAAaaatttgacactcatttttggcaaatatttgcctagtgtgaccatacactcaaaaaaaagtgaaccttaTATGGCACTAaacccaattttattttatattagttcataataTTGACATACTCCTACA
This is a stretch of genomic DNA from Haematobia irritans isolate KBUSLIRL chromosome 4, ASM5000362v1, whole genome shotgun sequence. It encodes these proteins:
- the LOC142235283 gene encoding uncharacterized protein LOC142235283, with the translated sequence MARKDTNSQRLTCREKICISNSHNDRTNILSIDINIRIGEIQQDICDLYRDVFHAGTDIRKSLDKVTNTNGKRYIDYCNDQNLIVVNGQTHGDEEGNFTYVSNSGTSVNDICALSVNLLQYLDSFRVIDKIWSDHMPITLNINVKTRDASEDKLKLLPKLIWKDSYKAEYQSNLNNKLLYTHDITCIKELTDIVITAAPTRNGDLIFKPNKKWFNNRCYWARKKSFNLLAKFRKSSLDRDKQNYLNAKRKYKEVCETSKQMYYARLTQKLNETSNGKEWWKLVREINDQEFHISNCLSANTLKEHFRELLKPDLELINIHYAPALVTNNSLDQDITITEIKDMLMKTKPNKAPGEDRITYEYFANATDEFLTQLAKIYSKIYKENRIDSEFQRSVIFPIHKKGSLENPENYRGISFMNTVAKIFMGVLNQRLVKWVDEHSILVEHQAGFRKNYSTVDNIYNLSAIISAKLAEKRKVYAFFVDFKAAFDKISRNLLIYKLHHLGISYKFVSMIETLYRSTQSAVWNGEELSEFFETESGLKQGCLLSPLLFALYINDLNESLEGGINIEELNIRILLYADDIVVLAEDPATFLFMINNLEEYCKKWSLVVNTSKSKVMVFRNGGRLSLQEKWKFQGEDLEVVSEYKYLGVILTPQMKYKKHIQNRNSQAKSAINSTWKNFLKKDDISLQQKWSLYMAVCRSVQTYAAQVWGYGNFEDVDQLQRFFLKLVLRLPESTPNYALYIETELEEGHLYSLQLHTKYIYRTLFQYHSERLPHKLSKIIVAKKIFWMKNLLDLTSKFGAQQFVDNMTAREWSRNAQILINKMTLANREKSTQMALQSRSRFYKNLDLSRGRLYFNGEYNAWEITWIFKARLDLIFLNANSRSTSVGNTEQCTLCNLAERETIYHFVAVCPVLRGYRQQCFSKPILTEIELIRILNGTEVYDWRNLIKYITISLRYRKLIISEYA